In Zingiber officinale cultivar Zhangliang chromosome 6A, Zo_v1.1, whole genome shotgun sequence, a single genomic region encodes these proteins:
- the LOC121998071 gene encoding uncharacterized protein LOC121998071, producing the protein MGKGHELWDDSALIDAFDRSMTTYKKMHKESYPDHSFADENNASESNHDEALHSENSTRKGEHNVDQENLITNVAETCMPYYQDVSTNEVLQSQETLCANICAPELKPHFSETTVASGEASYGNDQRSIEYNDLLNQYYELEEKRQQVLQQLQHAYYWYPQNLAQSGEYQAEKVPPNHASENFPQHPCSWCSRHCVTVPVIPAACASCCASSGHSYSCSQGCPSLAPAQLSDGQGHTQSGLCSIGPSCTVDVLKKISPTDDTPVKIGMMTAEKILSSVKSKISLDSVLCGENVGKDKEKTSGEHEFKASTSSDIEQNSDLVTVFSAWYSAGFHTGRYLSEQSWRNKL; encoded by the exons ATGGGAAAGGGACACGAGCTTTGGGACGACTCTGCtctcatcgatgctttcgatcgCTCCATGACCACTTACAAG AAAATGCATAAGGAAAGCTATCCTGACCATTCTTTTGCTGATGAAAACAATGCAAGTGAAAGCAATCACGATGAGGCTTTACACTCTGAGAATTCAACTAG GAAAGGAGAGCATAATGTTGACCAAGAGAATTTGATCACCAATGTGGCAGAAACATGTATGCCTTACTACCAGGATGTATCTACCAATGAAGTTCTTCAATCTCAGGAAACTTTATGTGCAAATATATGTGCCCCAGAATTGAAACCACATTTCTCTGAGACCACTGTTGCTAGCGGAGAGGCTAGTTATGGAAATGATCAGAGAAGTATTGAGTATAATGATCTCCTTAATCAGTATTATGAGCTTGAGGAGAAGAGACAACAAGTTCTCCAGCAACTCCAGCATGCATATTATTGGTATCCACAAAATTTAGCTCAATCTGGTGAATATCAAGCAGAGAAAGTTCCACCAAATCATGCTTCTGAAAACTTCCCACAGCATCCTTGTTCCTGGTGTTCCCGCCATTGTGTCACTGTTCCGGTGATTCCAGCAGCTTGTGCCAGCTGTTGTGCTTCATCAGGACACTCTTATTCTTGTTCTCAAGGCTGCCCTTCTCTGGCGCCAGCTCAACTTTCAG ATGGACAAGGCCATACTCAAAGTGGTTTGTGTTCTATTGGTCCATCATGCACCGTAGATGTGCTTAAGAAAATCAGTCCTACAGATGACACCCCTGTCAAAATAGGCATGATGACAGCCGAAAAAATATTAAGTTCTGTGAAATCCAAAATTTCACTTGATTCTGTTTTATGTGGAG AAAATGTCGGGAAGGATAAGGAAAAAACATCAGGTGAACATGAATTTAAAGCATCAACATCAAGTGACATCGAGCAGAACAGTGATCTCGTGACTGTCTTCAGTGCATGGTATTCTGCAGGATTCCACACTGGCAG GTATCTCAGTGAGCAATCTTGGAGAAACAAATTATGA